In a single window of the Rattus norvegicus strain BN/NHsdMcwi chromosome 6, GRCr8, whole genome shotgun sequence genome:
- the Mycn gene encoding N-myc proto-oncogene protein: MPSCTASTMPGMICKNPDLEFDSLQPCFYPDEDDFYFGGPDSTPPGEDIWKKFELLPTPPLSPSRAFPEHSPEPSNWATEMLLPEADLWGNPAEEDAFGLGGLGGLTPNPVILQDCMWSGFSAREKLERAVNEKLQHGHGPPGASSSCPAPGVGASSSGGRALGGSASAGRTGATLPTDLSHPAAECVDPAVVFPFPVNKRESASVPAAPTSAPATSAVVTSVSVPAVAPVAAPARAGGRPANSGEHKALSTSGEDTLSDSDDEDDEEEDEEEEIDVVTVEKRRSSSNNKAVTTFTITVRPKTSALGLGRAQPGELILKRCVPIHQQHNYAAPSPYVESEDAPPQKKIKSEASPRPLKSVVPPKAKSLSPRNSDSEDSERRRNHNILERQRRNDLRSSFLTLRDHVPELVKNEKAAKVVILKKATEYVHALQANEHQLLLEKEKLQARQQQLLKKIEHARTC; encoded by the exons ATGCCCAGCTGCACCGCGTCCACCATGCCGGGGATGATCTGCAAGAACCCAGACCTCGAGTTTGACTCCCTGCAGCCCTGCTTCTACCCGGACGAAGATGACTTCTACTTCGGCGGTCCCGACTCGACCCCACCAGGGGAGGACATCTGGAAGAAGTTTGAGCTGCTGCCCACGCCCCCGTTGTCGCCCAGCCGCGCCTTCCCAGAGCACAGCCCGGAGCCCTCAAATTGGGCCACGGAGATGCTGCTGCCGGAGGCCGACCTGTGGGGCAACCCGGCCGAGGAGGATGCGTTTGGTCTGGGGGGACTGGGTGGCCTCACTCCTAATCCGGTCATCCTTCAGGACTGCATGTGGAGCGGCTTCTCTGCCCGCGAGAAGCTGGAGCGCGCAGTGAACGAGAAGCTGCAGCACGGCCACGGGCCCCCGGGAGCCAGCTCATCCTGTCCGGCTCCGGGAGTGGGTGCCAGTAGCTCCGGGGGCCGTGCCCTTGGTGGGTCGGCGAGTGCTGGTCGCACCGGGGCCACCCTGCCTACCGACCTTTCCCACCCGGCTGCGGAGTGTGTGGATCCCGCCGTGGTCTTCCCCTTCCCGGTGAACAAGCGAGAGTCGGCTTCGGTGCCCGCTGCCCCGACCAGTGCCCCGGCGACCAGCGCTGTGGTCACTAGTGTGTCTGTCCCGGCTGTAGCCCCGGTGGCTGCTCCTGCTCGTGCAGGCGGTCGTCCTGCCAACAGTGGCGAGCACAAGGCCCTCAGCACCTCTGGAGAGGATACCTTGAGCGACTCAG ATGATGAAGACgatgaggaggaagatgaagaggaggagatcGATGTGGTCACGGTAGAGAAGAGACGCTCCTCCTCTAACAACAAGGCAGTCACCACTTTCACCATCACTGTACGCCCCAAGACCTCGGCTCTGGGCCTGGGGCGAGCACAACCTGGCGAGCTGATCCTCAAGCGCTGTGTCCCCATCCATCAGCAACACAACTATGCCGCACCCTCACCCTATGTGGAGAGCGAGGATGCGCCACCACAGAAGAAGATCAAGAGCGAGGCTTCTCCACGCCCCCTCAAAAGTGTCGTTCCACCAAAGGCTAAGAGCTTGAGCCCCCGAAACTCAGACTCGGAGGACAGCGAGCGCCGCCGAAACCACAACATCCTGGAGCGCCAGCGCCGCAACGACCTGCGCTCCAGCTTCCTGACGCTCAGGGACCATGTGCCCGAGCTGGTGAAGAACGAGAAGGCCGCCAAGGTGGTCATCTTAAAAAAGGCCACCGAGTACGTCCACGCCCTACAGGCCAACGAGCACCAGCTCCTGCTGGAAAAGGAGAAACTGCAGGCGAGGCAGCAGCAGTTGCTAAAGAAGATCGAACACGCTCGGACTTGCTAA
- the Mycn gene encoding N-myc proto-oncogene protein isoform X1, whose amino-acid sequence MRGAPGNWVGAERALARRKRAHTAASRGRPPSHRRPLSPPGDPCTESPPDPRQSAGDDEDDEEEDEEEEIDVVTVEKRRSSSNNKAVTTFTITVRPKTSALGLGRAQPGELILKRCVPIHQQHNYAAPSPYVESEDAPPQKKIKSEASPRPLKSVVPPKAKSLSPRNSDSEDSERRRNHNILERQRRNDLRSSFLTLRDHVPELVKNEKAAKVVILKKATEYVHALQANEHQLLLEKEKLQARQQQLLKKIEHARTC is encoded by the exons ATGCGGGGGGCTCCTGGGAACTGGGTTGGAGCCGAACGAGCGCTAGCCAGGCGTAAGCGCGCACACACTGCAGCGTCCCGAGGACGACCCCCCTCCCACCGCCGCCCCCTCAGCCCACCCGGAGACCCCTGCACCGAGTCGCCTCCGGATCCCCGGCAGTCTGCGGGAG ATGATGAAGACgatgaggaggaagatgaagaggaggagatcGATGTGGTCACGGTAGAGAAGAGACGCTCCTCCTCTAACAACAAGGCAGTCACCACTTTCACCATCACTGTACGCCCCAAGACCTCGGCTCTGGGCCTGGGGCGAGCACAACCTGGCGAGCTGATCCTCAAGCGCTGTGTCCCCATCCATCAGCAACACAACTATGCCGCACCCTCACCCTATGTGGAGAGCGAGGATGCGCCACCACAGAAGAAGATCAAGAGCGAGGCTTCTCCACGCCCCCTCAAAAGTGTCGTTCCACCAAAGGCTAAGAGCTTGAGCCCCCGAAACTCAGACTCGGAGGACAGCGAGCGCCGCCGAAACCACAACATCCTGGAGCGCCAGCGCCGCAACGACCTGCGCTCCAGCTTCCTGACGCTCAGGGACCATGTGCCCGAGCTGGTGAAGAACGAGAAGGCCGCCAAGGTGGTCATCTTAAAAAAGGCCACCGAGTACGTCCACGCCCTACAGGCCAACGAGCACCAGCTCCTGCTGGAAAAGGAGAAACTGCAGGCGAGGCAGCAGCAGTTGCTAAAGAAGATCGAACACGCTCGGACTTGCTAA